In one Streptomyces venezuelae genomic region, the following are encoded:
- a CDS encoding ATP-dependent DNA helicase: protein MDPPRMDAGQRRVVDHKGGPLLVLAGPGTGKTTTLVESVAARVARGVDPARILVLTFSRKAAVELRDRMALRVGAARVPQATTFHSFCYALVRAHQDTELFVEPLRLLSGPEQDVAVRELLAGQIDLAKEGHGHILWPDELRACLTTRGFADEVRAVLARSRELGLGPDALDAFARRSGRPDWGAAAAFLAEYLDVLDLQGVLDYAELVHRAVLLARRPEVARALGAQYDAVFVDEYQDTDPAQVRLLHALAGGGRTLVAFGDPDQSIYTFRGADVNGILEFPDAFTRVDGAPAPVEVLTTSRRSGARLLAATRLLTRRMPLTRLPAEKVRVHREPTPVRDGGAVEVYTYPTAGTELDNIADILRRAHLEDGIPWGEMAVLVRAGARTIPAVRRSLSAAGVPLDIDGDDIALRHEPAVTPLLTALRVVATAVDAEDSSTTAYAPGTVPVGGEASGGDGGEGYGADGGEGYGADESAIAGADGSAAPGTGESETSGTDEREISGAHKSEAPGVEGDVTGSAGDARPFTGDATGSTGDATGSTDNAPRSTGDATGSTDDPTGSVADAPREPAADAPQQPTADAPQQPTADAPQEPTADTPQEPTAPAWLDTETALTLLTSPLAGMDAADLRRLGRALREEERAAGNHVPPPSDELLARALAEPERLVAHDPTYARGAQRLGALLRKARERLAGGGTAEEALWELWDGTPWPRRLERTARRGGAAGRNADRDLDAVCALFAAAARAEERTGGRGALNFLEETEAQDIAADTLTRRAARPDAVRLMTAHRSKGLEWRLVVVAGVQEGLWPDLRRRGSLLEADRIGRDGLAEPLTPGALLSEERRLFYVAATRARERLVVTAVKAPAEDGDQPSRFLTELGVEPKDITGRPRRPLSVAALVAELRATTVDPRVSEPLREAAAQRLARLAALADTDGRPLVPAAHPYRWWGMYEPTASEVPLRDRDKPVVLSGSALDQLANTCALQWFLGREVKADAPATAAQGFGNVVHVLADEVASGRTPADLAVLMERLDSVWDALAFDAPWKSAQEKENARVALERFLQWHVMDRASRTPVASEHGFDVTLEAGPYEVRVRGSMDRVEQDAEGRAYVVDFKTGKQSPSAAEVARHPQLAVYQLAVREGAADDLFEGVRPEPGGAELVQLRQGAAKKNGGEALPKVQAQEALSGEWIGDLLATAAGKVLDERFAPTTGQHCTHCAFRASCSARPEGRQVVE from the coding sequence ATGGATCCCCCTCGCATGGACGCAGGTCAGCGTCGTGTGGTTGACCACAAGGGGGGGCCGCTGCTGGTCCTCGCGGGACCCGGCACGGGCAAGACCACCACGCTCGTGGAGAGTGTCGCCGCCCGTGTCGCCCGGGGCGTGGACCCCGCGCGGATCCTGGTGCTCACCTTCAGCCGCAAGGCGGCGGTTGAACTGCGGGACCGCATGGCGTTGCGCGTGGGCGCGGCGCGTGTCCCGCAGGCCACGACGTTCCACTCCTTCTGCTACGCCCTGGTCCGCGCCCACCAGGACACCGAACTGTTCGTGGAGCCGCTGCGGCTCCTGTCCGGCCCCGAGCAGGACGTGGCGGTACGTGAACTGCTCGCGGGACAGATCGACCTCGCGAAGGAAGGGCACGGCCACATCCTCTGGCCGGACGAGCTCCGCGCCTGCCTCACCACCCGCGGCTTCGCCGACGAGGTCCGCGCGGTGCTCGCCCGCAGCCGTGAGCTCGGCCTCGGCCCGGACGCGCTGGACGCCTTCGCGCGCCGCAGCGGCCGGCCCGACTGGGGCGCGGCGGCGGCCTTCCTCGCCGAGTACCTGGACGTGCTCGACCTCCAAGGAGTGCTCGACTACGCGGAACTGGTGCACCGCGCGGTGCTGCTCGCGCGCCGCCCCGAGGTGGCGCGGGCGCTCGGCGCGCAGTACGACGCGGTCTTCGTCGACGAGTACCAGGACACCGACCCGGCGCAGGTGCGGCTCCTGCACGCGCTCGCCGGGGGAGGCCGCACGCTCGTCGCGTTCGGCGACCCCGACCAGTCGATCTACACCTTCCGGGGCGCCGACGTGAACGGCATCCTGGAGTTCCCCGACGCCTTCACGCGCGTGGACGGGGCCCCGGCACCGGTCGAGGTCCTCACGACCTCCCGCCGCTCGGGCGCGCGGCTCCTCGCGGCCACACGCCTTCTGACCCGGCGCATGCCGCTGACCCGGCTGCCCGCGGAGAAGGTACGGGTCCACCGGGAGCCGACGCCGGTCAGGGACGGCGGCGCGGTCGAGGTGTACACGTATCCGACGGCCGGCACGGAACTCGACAACATCGCGGACATCCTGCGCCGCGCCCACCTGGAGGACGGCATCCCCTGGGGCGAGATGGCGGTCCTGGTCCGCGCGGGCGCCCGCACGATCCCCGCGGTCCGCCGCAGCCTCAGCGCGGCGGGCGTCCCCCTGGACATCGACGGCGACGACATCGCCCTGCGCCACGAACCGGCGGTGACACCGCTGCTGACGGCGTTGCGGGTGGTGGCGACGGCGGTGGATGCGGAGGACTCGTCCACGACTGCCTATGCGCCGGGTACCGTGCCGGTCGGCGGCGAGGCCTCCGGGGGGGACGGGGGCGAGGGCTACGGTGCTGACGGCGGCGAGGGCTACGGGGCTGACGAGAGTGCGATCGCCGGGGCCGACGGGAGCGCGGCCCCCGGGACTGGTGAGAGTGAGACCTCCGGGACCGACGAGAGGGAGATCTCCGGGGCCCACAAGAGTGAGGCCCCCGGAGTCGAGGGTGACGTCACCGGCTCTGCGGGCGACGCACGCCCATTCACGGGTGACGCCACTGGATCCACGGGCGACGCCACCGGATCCACAGACAACGCACCCCGATCCACGGGTGACGCCACCGGATCCACAGATGACCCGACCGGGTCCGTAGCCGACGCTCCCCGGGAACCCGCAGCCGACGCCCCCCAACAACCCACCGCCGACGCCCCCCAACAACCCACCGCCGACGCTCCCCAAGAACCCACCGCCGACACCCCCCAAGAACCCACCGCCCCCGCCTGGCTCGACACCGAGACCGCGCTCACCCTCCTGACATCCCCCCTCGCCGGCATGGACGCCGCCGACCTGCGCCGCCTCGGCCGCGCCCTGCGCGAGGAGGAGCGCGCGGCGGGCAACCACGTGCCGCCGCCCTCCGACGAACTGCTGGCCCGCGCCCTCGCCGAGCCGGAGCGGCTCGTCGCGCACGACCCGACGTACGCCCGCGGCGCCCAGCGGCTCGGCGCGCTGCTCCGCAAGGCACGTGAGCGCCTCGCGGGCGGCGGCACGGCCGAGGAGGCGCTGTGGGAGCTGTGGGACGGCACGCCCTGGCCCAGGCGCCTGGAACGCACCGCGCGGCGCGGTGGCGCGGCCGGCCGCAACGCCGACCGCGACCTCGACGCCGTGTGCGCCCTGTTCGCGGCCGCGGCCCGCGCGGAGGAGCGCACGGGCGGCCGCGGCGCCCTCAACTTCCTGGAGGAGACCGAGGCCCAGGACATCGCCGCGGACACCCTCACGCGCCGCGCGGCACGCCCCGACGCCGTACGCCTGATGACGGCGCACCGCTCCAAGGGACTGGAGTGGCGGCTCGTCGTGGTCGCGGGCGTACAGGAAGGGCTCTGGCCCGACCTGCGCCGCCGCGGCTCCCTCCTGGAGGCCGACCGCATCGGGCGCGACGGCCTCGCGGAACCCCTCACCCCCGGAGCGCTCCTCTCCGAAGAGCGCCGCCTGTTCTACGTCGCCGCGACGCGCGCGCGGGAACGCCTCGTCGTGACCGCGGTGAAGGCGCCCGCGGAGGACGGCGACCAGCCGTCCCGCTTCCTGACGGAACTCGGCGTCGAGCCCAAGGACATAACGGGCCGCCCGCGCCGCCCCCTGTCCGTCGCGGCGCTCGTCGCCGAGCTGCGCGCGACCACCGTCGACCCGCGCGTCTCGGAGCCCCTGCGCGAGGCGGCGGCCCAGCGCCTGGCCCGTCTCGCCGCGCTCGCCGACACGGACGGCCGCCCGCTCGTGCCGGCCGCGCACCCCTACCGCTGGTGGGGCATGTACGAACCGACGGCGAGCGAGGTGCCGCTGCGGGACCGCGACAAGCCCGTCGTGCTCTCCGGAAGCGCACTCGACCAGCTCGCCAACACGTGCGCCCTGCAGTGGTTCCTGGGCCGCGAGGTGAAGGCGGACGCGCCCGCGACGGCGGCCCAGGGCTTCGGGAACGTGGTGCACGTCCTGGCCGACGAGGTGGCCTCGGGGCGTACGCCCGCCGACCTCGCCGTCCTCATGGAGCGCCTCGACTCCGTATGGGACGCGCTGGCGTTCGACGCGCCCTGGAAGTCGGCGCAGGAGAAGGAGAACGCGCGCGTGGCGCTGGAGCGCTTCCTCCAGTGGCATGTGATGGACCGCGCGAGCCGCACCCCGGTCGCCAGCGAGCACGGCTTCGACGTGACGCTGGAAGCGGGTCCCTACGAAGTACGGGTACGCGGCTCCATGGACCGCGTCGAACAGGACGCCGAAGGCCGTGCCTACGTAGTCGACTTCAAGACCGGCAAGCAGTCCCCGAGCGCCGCCGAGGTCGCCCGCCACCCGCAGCTCGCGGTCTACCAGCTGGCGGTCCGCGAAGGGGCCGCGGACGACCTCTTCGAAGGCGTACGTCCCGAACCGGGCGGCGCCGAACTGGTGCAACTGCGCCAGGGCGCCGCCAAGAAGAACGGCGGCGAAGCACTCCCGAAGGTGCAGGCCCAGGAGGCCCTCTCCGGGGAGTGGATCGGCGACCTGCTCGCGACGGCCGCGGGCAAGGTCCTCGACGAACGCTTCGCACCCACCACAGGCCAGCACTGCACGCACTGCGCCTTCCGCGCGTCGTGCAGCGCACGCCCGGAGGGCCGGCAGGTGGTGGAGTGA
- a CDS encoding MGMT family protein, whose product MVRMSELPEYAERVLEVAELIPPGRVMTYGDVAEWLEEGGPRQVGRVMALYGGGVPWWRVVRSDGVLLPGHELRALDRYREEGTPLRQASRAAQGHVPKLDMRRARWDGAAPDGGPAPGGPNPDGDPTLDGPTPDGGPTPDGATRDGAAPKDHI is encoded by the coding sequence ATGGTCCGGATGAGCGAGTTGCCGGAGTACGCGGAACGGGTCCTGGAGGTTGCGGAACTGATCCCTCCGGGTCGGGTGATGACCTATGGGGACGTTGCCGAGTGGCTTGAGGAGGGCGGTCCGCGACAGGTCGGACGCGTGATGGCCCTCTACGGAGGGGGCGTTCCGTGGTGGCGCGTCGTCCGCTCCGACGGCGTGCTCCTGCCGGGCCACGAACTCCGGGCCCTGGACAGGTACCGGGAGGAGGGCACCCCACTGCGACAGGCCTCGCGCGCCGCCCAGGGACACGTCCCGAAGCTCGACATGCGGCGGGCGCGGTGGGACGGCGCTGCTCCGGACGGTGGCCCGGCCCCGGGCGGCCCGAACCCGGACGGCGACCCGACCTTGGACGGCCCGACTCCGGACGGTGGCCCGACTCCGGACGGCGCGACTCGGGACGGCGCGGCTCCAAAGGATCACATCTGA